Proteins encoded in a region of the Bacteroidota bacterium genome:
- the arsM gene encoding arsenite methyltransferase: protein MSTTATIRDTAACCSPATSYESASVDRSDADAVRASVRAQYAAVAVGETNSEGCCGPACGGDANDGVNFIGDGYVGTDGYLADADLQLGCGVPTDLAELAPGDTVLDLGSGAGVDAFIARRVVGGDGFVIGVDMTPEMVEKARTNTEALGYTNVAFRLGEIEALPVESDSIDVAISNCVLNLVPDKAQAFAEMARVLKPGGHFCVSDVVTRGALPASVKRSAELWAGCVAGAMDEGAYLEGLRAVGFEEVEVRAAHPLDLPDAALAAFLSPDELGAYRASGGGLYSVTVFGVKPISTG from the coding sequence ATGTCTACCACTGCAACCATCCGAGACACCGCAGCGTGCTGCAGCCCAGCTACCTCCTACGAATCGGCCTCCGTTGATCGCTCCGATGCCGACGCAGTCCGCGCCTCCGTCCGCGCGCAATACGCCGCGGTGGCGGTCGGCGAGACCAACTCCGAGGGCTGCTGCGGCCCCGCCTGCGGCGGGGATGCCAACGACGGGGTCAACTTCATCGGCGACGGGTATGTCGGGACCGATGGGTACCTCGCCGACGCCGATCTCCAGCTAGGCTGTGGGGTGCCCACAGACCTCGCAGAGCTCGCGCCGGGCGACACCGTGCTCGATCTCGGTAGCGGAGCCGGCGTGGATGCCTTCATCGCACGGCGGGTTGTCGGCGGTGACGGGTTCGTAATTGGGGTGGACATGACGCCAGAGATGGTCGAAAAAGCCCGCACCAACACCGAGGCGCTCGGCTACACCAACGTCGCGTTTCGGCTCGGCGAGATCGAGGCGCTACCTGTAGAAAGCGACAGCATCGACGTGGCGATCTCCAACTGTGTGCTCAACCTCGTCCCGGACAAGGCGCAGGCGTTTGCCGAGATGGCGCGGGTCCTGAAGCCGGGCGGACACTTCTGCGTATCGGACGTGGTTACCCGAGGTGCGCTGCCCGCTTCGGTCAAGCGCTCCGCGGAGCTATGGGCGGGCTGCGTAGCGGGTGCGATGGACGAAGGGGCCTACCTCGAGGGACTCCGAGCAGTAGGTTTTGAGGAGGTAGAGGTGCGTGCAGCTCACCCGCTTGATCTCCCCGACGCCGCCCTCGCAGCGTTTCTGTCGCCTGACGAACTCGGGGCCTACCGCGCGAGCGGGGGCGGTCTCTACAGCGTGACGGTGTTTGGGGTGAAGCCCATATCCACTGGGTGA
- a CDS encoding metalloregulator ArsR/SmtB family transcription factor → MNTMTNEQLALWGKALGHPARIAILRALAARGTCVCGEIVEVLPLAQSTVSQHLKVLREAGLVQGTVDGPRTCYCLDEATLRRVQSAFGGLFTALQSSCC, encoded by the coding sequence ATGAACACGATGACTAACGAGCAACTCGCGCTCTGGGGCAAGGCCCTGGGTCACCCGGCGCGCATCGCCATCCTTCGAGCTCTTGCTGCACGTGGCACGTGTGTGTGCGGCGAGATCGTGGAGGTGCTGCCGCTCGCCCAATCAACCGTCTCGCAGCACCTCAAGGTGCTTCGGGAGGCCGGGCTCGTGCAGGGCACCGTCGACGGCCCGCGCACCTGCTACTGCCTTGATGAGGCAACTCTTCGTCGTGTCCAGTCTGCTTTCGGTGGTCTATTCACGGCACTCCAATCTTCTTGCTGTTAA
- a CDS encoding SMP-30/gluconolactonase/LRE family protein: protein MRPLSLLAALIALPTFAQPMDSPVPDGAEVEQVATGFQFTEGPVWKDGALLFSDIPANTVYAYTDADGATPYLHPSGNSNGLALDAEGRLLLAQHGYRQLARLDAPHVQTTLADTYGEMQINSPNDIAVHSDGSVFFTDPPYGVGQADPQLGFSGIYHLAPDGTLTLLDMALHRPNGIALSLDEQTLYVTNSETRQLFAFDLGGDLTEGYTLTHMRELANLGSETFAGAEGYTDGLKLDIEGRLYVTSPVGVSILAPDGTLIDEIAVPEQTTNCTWGDDDRRTLYITSGTSLYRIRLNATGAPVPGSSAGE, encoded by the coding sequence ATGCGTCCTCTCTCTCTTCTCGCTGCTCTCATTGCACTGCCTACGTTCGCCCAGCCAATGGATTCGCCTGTGCCAGATGGGGCAGAGGTGGAGCAGGTAGCAACGGGCTTTCAGTTTACCGAGGGGCCGGTGTGGAAGGACGGCGCGCTGCTCTTCAGCGACATCCCTGCCAACACGGTCTACGCCTACACCGACGCCGATGGGGCCACGCCCTACCTCCACCCGTCGGGCAACAGCAACGGCCTCGCCCTCGACGCGGAGGGGCGGCTCCTTCTCGCCCAGCACGGCTACCGCCAACTCGCGCGCCTCGACGCGCCCCATGTCCAGACGACGCTCGCGGATACCTACGGCGAGATGCAGATCAACAGCCCCAACGATATCGCCGTGCACTCGGACGGCTCGGTGTTCTTCACCGACCCGCCCTACGGCGTCGGCCAGGCCGACCCGCAGCTTGGCTTCTCTGGCATCTACCACCTTGCGCCCGACGGCACGCTGACGCTCCTCGACATGGCCCTGCACCGCCCCAACGGCATCGCGCTGTCGCTGGACGAGCAGACGCTCTACGTCACCAACTCCGAGACGCGCCAACTCTTCGCCTTCGACCTCGGCGGCGACCTGACCGAGGGCTACACGCTCACGCACATGCGCGAACTGGCTAACCTCGGCTCCGAGACGTTTGCCGGCGCCGAGGGCTACACCGACGGGCTGAAGCTCGACATCGAGGGGCGGCTCTACGTCACCTCGCCGGTCGGTGTGAGCATCCTCGCCCCCGACGGCACGCTCATCGACGAGATCGCGGTGCCGGAGCAGACCACCAACTGCACGTGGGGCGACGACGACCGCCGCACGCTCTACATCACCTCCGGGACGAGCCTCTACCGCATCCGTCTCAATGCCACGGGAGCACCAGTACCGGGGAGCAGCGCTGGCGAGTAA
- the uvrA gene encoding excinuclease ABC subunit UvrA → MDDRIIIRGAREHNLQNVDLDLPRNALVVFTGLSGSGKSSLAFDTIYAEGQRRYMESLSAYARQFLGQMERPDVDFIDGLSPVIAIEQKTVSRNPRSTVGTVTEIYDFLRLLFARAGTAYSYETGNRMVRQSDDEIIDQIVALPEGTKLSILAPVVRGRKGHYRDLFEQIAKQGFERVRVDGKSRPIVAGMKVDRYKIHDIEVVVDRLKIKDGIRPRVAQSVEVALGMGGGSLIVEIAEANGDGDDRVEAGDRLMSRHLTDPATGLSYDDPSPNTFSFNSPYGACPHCSGLGTVRAIDRDLVVPNPEKTIAQGAIAPLGKPRDIWTFAQLEAIAQAYGFDFETPWQDLTAKQQTVILSGAGDEQFDIVYQYKGREVKYEHRFGGVIQHIEHTRENTSSKKQREWADAFMRQQPCPECGGGRLNPIALSYKIGDPDGEEANIDDLVKQDLRSLRAFFDRVQFAERQALIAAPIVKEIRERLDFLLNVGLDYLTLDRPARTLSGGESQRIRLATQIGTQLTGVLYVLDEPSIGLHPRDNDRLIGSLENLRDLGNSVLVVEHDREMIEAADFVVDIGPGAGEYGGTILAAAEPSKLPRNGEASLTTAYLLGDRRIPLPDDRRAGTGETLRLTGARGHNLQDVDLDLPLGTFTCVTGVSGSGKSSLINQTLYPLLAAHYHKAQAVPLPYRDIEGLDHIDKVIAIDQAPIGRTPRSNPATYTGLFSLIRDLFARTPEAQLRGYKPGRFSFNVKGGRCETCKGAGVVKLEMNFLPDVYVECETCKGKRYNPETLDVRFKGKNIAQVLAMPVSDALVFFEKVPRIARKLRTLDAVGLGYIRLGQAATTLSGGEAQRVKLAKELSRPGTGQTLYILDEPTTGLHFEDIRHLLAVLKALVDKGNTVLVIEHNMDVAKVADHIVDLGPDGGAGGGRIVFTGTPEELAQADTATARFMREELARHASGDGAADVSIELDDLLSEDDSDVPDEEE, encoded by the coding sequence ATGGACGACCGGATCATCATCCGCGGTGCCCGCGAGCACAACCTCCAGAACGTCGACCTCGACCTGCCGCGCAACGCGCTCGTGGTGTTCACCGGCCTCAGCGGCTCCGGCAAGTCGTCGCTCGCCTTCGACACGATCTACGCCGAGGGGCAGCGACGCTACATGGAGTCGCTGAGCGCCTACGCGCGGCAGTTCCTCGGCCAGATGGAGCGCCCCGACGTGGATTTCATCGACGGCCTCAGCCCGGTCATCGCCATCGAGCAGAAGACGGTCAGCCGCAACCCGCGCTCGACGGTCGGCACGGTGACGGAGATCTACGACTTCCTGCGGCTTCTTTTTGCGCGCGCCGGGACGGCGTATTCGTACGAGACCGGCAACCGCATGGTGCGGCAGTCGGACGACGAGATCATCGACCAGATCGTGGCGCTGCCCGAGGGCACGAAGCTCTCCATCCTCGCGCCGGTCGTGCGCGGACGCAAGGGGCACTACCGCGACCTCTTCGAGCAGATCGCCAAGCAGGGCTTCGAGCGCGTCCGCGTCGATGGAAAGAGCCGCCCTATCGTGGCGGGCATGAAGGTGGACCGCTACAAGATCCACGACATCGAAGTTGTCGTGGACCGGCTCAAGATCAAGGACGGCATCCGCCCGCGCGTGGCGCAGTCCGTCGAAGTCGCGCTCGGCATGGGCGGCGGCTCGCTCATCGTGGAAATCGCGGAAGCGAATGGCGACGGCGACGACCGCGTGGAGGCCGGCGACCGGCTGATGAGCCGCCACCTCACCGACCCGGCGACGGGGCTGAGCTACGACGACCCCTCGCCGAACACGTTCAGCTTCAACTCGCCCTACGGCGCATGCCCGCACTGCTCGGGCCTCGGCACCGTCCGCGCCATCGACCGGGACCTCGTCGTCCCGAACCCGGAGAAGACCATCGCGCAGGGCGCCATCGCCCCGCTTGGCAAGCCGCGCGACATCTGGACGTTCGCGCAACTCGAAGCCATCGCGCAGGCCTACGGGTTCGACTTCGAGACGCCGTGGCAGGACCTCACCGCGAAGCAGCAGACGGTGATCCTGAGCGGCGCGGGCGACGAGCAGTTCGACATCGTCTACCAGTACAAGGGCCGCGAGGTCAAGTACGAGCACCGCTTCGGCGGCGTGATCCAGCATATCGAGCACACGCGCGAGAACACGTCGAGCAAGAAGCAGCGCGAGTGGGCGGACGCGTTCATGCGCCAGCAGCCCTGCCCCGAGTGCGGCGGCGGGCGGCTCAACCCCATCGCGCTCAGCTACAAAATCGGCGACCCGGACGGGGAAGAGGCCAACATTGACGATCTCGTCAAGCAGGACCTCCGCAGCCTGCGCGCCTTCTTCGACCGCGTGCAGTTCGCCGAGCGGCAGGCGCTCATCGCCGCGCCCATCGTGAAGGAGATCCGCGAACGCCTCGACTTTCTGCTCAACGTCGGCCTCGACTACCTCACGCTCGACCGCCCCGCCCGGACGCTCTCCGGCGGCGAGAGCCAGCGCATCCGCCTCGCCACGCAGATCGGCACGCAGCTCACGGGCGTCCTCTACGTCCTCGACGAGCCCTCGATCGGCCTGCACCCACGGGACAACGACCGGCTGATCGGCTCGCTCGAAAACCTCCGCGACCTCGGCAACTCGGTCCTCGTCGTCGAGCACGACCGCGAGATGATCGAGGCCGCCGACTTTGTGGTCGACATCGGCCCCGGCGCGGGCGAGTACGGCGGGACGATCCTCGCTGCGGCTGAGCCTTCCAAGCTCCCACGCAATGGCGAGGCGAGCCTGACGACGGCCTACCTCCTCGGCGACCGCCGCATCCCACTCCCTGACGACCGCCGCGCGGGCACGGGCGAGACGCTCCGCCTCACCGGCGCGCGCGGGCACAACCTCCAGGACGTCGACCTCGACCTCCCGCTCGGCACGTTCACCTGCGTCACGGGCGTCTCCGGCTCGGGCAAGTCGAGCCTCATCAACCAGACGCTCTACCCGCTCCTCGCCGCGCACTACCACAAGGCGCAGGCCGTGCCCCTCCCCTACCGCGACATCGAGGGGCTCGACCACATCGATAAGGTCATCGCCATCGACCAGGCGCCTATCGGACGAACGCCGCGCTCGAACCCGGCGACCTATACGGGCCTGTTCTCGCTCATCCGCGACCTCTTCGCGCGGACGCCCGAGGCGCAGCTGCGCGGCTACAAGCCGGGGCGGTTCTCGTTCAACGTGAAGGGCGGGCGCTGCGAGACGTGCAAGGGCGCGGGCGTGGTGAAGCTGGAGATGAACTTCCTGCCGGACGTCTACGTGGAGTGCGAGACGTGCAAGGGCAAGCGCTACAACCCCGAGACGCTCGACGTGCGCTTCAAGGGCAAGAACATCGCCCAGGTGCTGGCGATGCCCGTCTCGGACGCGCTGGTGTTCTTCGAGAAGGTCCCCCGCATCGCGCGCAAGCTGCGCACGCTCGACGCCGTCGGCCTGGGCTACATCCGCCTCGGGCAGGCCGCGACGACGCTTTCGGGCGGCGAGGCGCAGCGCGTGAAGCTCGCCAAGGAGCTCTCGCGCCCCGGCACTGGCCAGACGCTCTACATCCTCGATGAGCCCACGACGGGCCTCCACTTCGAGGACATCCGCCACCTGCTCGCCGTCCTGAAGGCGCTCGTGGACAAGGGCAATACGGTCCTCGTGATCGAGCACAACATGGACGTGGCGAAGGTGGCCGACCACATCGTGGACCTCGGCCCCGACGGCGGCGCGGGCGGCGGACGCATCGTGTTCACAGGCACGCCCGAGGAGCTCGCGCAGGCCGACACGGCCACCGCGCGGTTCATGCGCGAGGAGCTCGCCCGTCATGCCTCCGGCGACGGTGCCGCCGATGTCTCTATCGAGTTGGACGACCTCTTGAGCGAGGACGACTCCGACGTGCCGGATGAGGAGGAGTAG
- a CDS encoding AAA family ATPase yields the protein MPQAIIVGGPNGAGKSTLAYEYVEVYGYTYLSADEIAARLRPDEPSAARIEAGKQFFVRLRDLIAEGRDFIVESTLAGEGFRRILDRLARAGYTTHIAFVFLDSPALCIRRVAQRVQAGGHDVPTDDIVRRYTRSKANFWTIYRFQVDGWFLVYNAGEQFQEVATGSRGVFEVSDEDRFTLFLSDIDGAA from the coding sequence ATGCCGCAAGCGATCATCGTCGGTGGTCCGAACGGAGCGGGCAAGTCCACACTGGCCTACGAGTACGTCGAGGTCTACGGCTACACCTACCTGAGCGCGGACGAGATCGCGGCGCGGCTGCGTCCCGACGAGCCGAGCGCGGCCCGCATCGAGGCGGGGAAGCAGTTCTTCGTGCGCTTGCGCGACCTGATCGCCGAGGGGCGCGACTTCATCGTGGAGTCTACCCTTGCGGGGGAAGGCTTCCGCCGCATCCTCGACCGGCTCGCCCGCGCAGGCTACACAACGCATATCGCGTTCGTCTTCCTCGACAGCCCAGCGCTCTGCATCCGTCGCGTCGCGCAGCGCGTCCAGGCGGGCGGTCACGACGTGCCGACCGACGATATCGTCCGCCGGTACACCCGCAGCAAGGCGAACTTCTGGACGATTTATCGCTTTCAGGTAGACGGTTGGTTTCTCGTGTACAACGCGGGCGAGCAGTTCCAAGAAGTGGCTACCGGATCGCGCGGTGTGTTCGAGGTGTCCGACGAAGACCGCTTCACACTTTTTCTCAGCGACATCGATGGAGCAGCCTAA